One genomic segment of Paenibacillus xylanexedens includes these proteins:
- a CDS encoding LacI family DNA-binding transcriptional regulator: MSRKVSIQTLADQLGLSKYAVSRALSGKTGVSEATRARVLELARALGYRQSTPGATNSPAAANHADPSDPPFVLICMNQLNRGEPHYWQRVLSGMISACNERSWHHAIVSPSLGVTDENTSPEKAIAPHLDWERCAGIIVMGAFPHTVLQRLSQTGRPIILVDHQEPLLNCDTISHDNLEAGITVARYLMSMNCQRIGLITDDGRAASFAQRKIGIELALNHFHVDTSHTTSFREWNIPYENGEWVNQLATTIQNMPDDKRPDAWIGVNDDIALQWMHKLKEMGISTPKDCLVIGIDNVHSAVTSSPPLTTVNLCKEELGQRAVEALQRRIERPGTPKETVMLSTTLIPRESA, from the coding sequence ATGTCACGTAAAGTATCCATTCAGACGCTGGCTGACCAGCTCGGATTATCCAAATATGCCGTCTCCCGCGCACTCAGTGGCAAGACGGGTGTCAGTGAAGCGACACGCGCACGGGTACTCGAACTCGCTCGGGCTTTAGGATATCGCCAAAGTACTCCGGGTGCTACCAACAGTCCTGCTGCCGCAAACCATGCGGATCCTTCCGATCCCCCGTTTGTTCTCATATGCATGAATCAGCTCAACCGCGGTGAACCTCACTACTGGCAACGTGTTCTGTCAGGCATGATCTCCGCCTGTAATGAGCGTAGTTGGCATCATGCCATTGTATCCCCCTCACTCGGAGTGACGGACGAGAACACCTCTCCCGAAAAAGCTATTGCTCCTCACTTGGACTGGGAACGTTGTGCCGGGATTATTGTCATGGGGGCTTTCCCGCATACGGTTCTGCAACGACTCTCTCAGACGGGTCGGCCTATTATTTTGGTAGATCATCAGGAACCCCTGCTGAATTGTGATACGATCAGCCATGATAATCTGGAAGCTGGTATCACCGTCGCGAGATATCTAATGTCTATGAATTGCCAACGGATCGGCCTCATCACAGATGATGGTCGTGCTGCCAGCTTCGCGCAGCGGAAGATCGGGATTGAGTTGGCTCTGAACCATTTCCATGTGGACACCAGTCATACGACCAGCTTCAGAGAATGGAACATTCCGTATGAGAACGGCGAATGGGTTAACCAATTGGCTACCACCATTCAAAACATGCCAGATGACAAACGTCCCGATGCCTGGATTGGTGTTAATGATGATATTGCTTTGCAATGGATGCACAAATTAAAGGAGATGGGCATCTCCACGCCTAAAGATTGTCTTGTCATCGGTATCGACAATGTACACTCTGCCGTTACGTCTTCCCCGCCTCTGACCACGGTTAACCTGTGCAAAGAGGAACTCGGACAGCGTGCCGTTGAAGCTTTACAACGCCGGATCGAACGCCCGGGAACGCCGAAAGAGACCGTTATGTTATCGACTACGTTGATTCCAAGGGAATCGGCATAA
- a CDS encoding AEC family transporter, translating to MIADIMLEVVLPVFLLIAVGSWMQKVFKLDLYTLAKINFYCITPAAVFMSMYHSDMSGELLGTVTLFYAIYVSILYIVGSVFARSLRMNKGMKAAFNNSIMLDNAGNYGLPINALVFRGDPLASSIQALVMSLQALLTFTYGVLSIQGAKLKGNYRAVIIGFLKMPVPYALLLGILLHMWKVPLPTFLSMPLTYAQQSMVAVALLTLGAQIVKYPIQLYRLDVYISTFLRLLIGPAIGISIVLLLGLEGISAQALIIASGMPTGVNASILAEEYDNEPDFAAQTVLISTLLNIITITALISYAKTF from the coding sequence ATGATTGCAGACATCATGCTTGAAGTCGTCCTGCCCGTCTTTCTCCTGATCGCCGTCGGGTCCTGGATGCAAAAGGTGTTCAAGCTGGACTTGTACACCCTCGCCAAAATCAATTTCTATTGTATTACCCCCGCAGCCGTCTTTATGAGCATGTACCACTCGGATATGTCGGGCGAACTGCTTGGGACCGTGACACTCTTTTACGCGATATATGTATCGATTCTCTATATTGTAGGTTCTGTATTTGCGCGCTCGCTTCGGATGAATAAAGGCATGAAGGCTGCTTTCAACAACAGTATTATGCTGGATAACGCAGGCAACTATGGACTGCCCATCAATGCACTGGTATTCCGCGGGGATCCACTCGCCTCTTCCATTCAGGCACTGGTCATGTCTTTGCAGGCATTACTGACATTTACCTATGGCGTGTTGTCCATTCAGGGCGCGAAGCTCAAAGGTAATTACCGTGCCGTGATTATTGGATTTCTTAAAATGCCCGTTCCGTATGCACTCTTGCTGGGGATTCTGTTACACATGTGGAAGGTTCCCTTGCCTACGTTCCTGTCCATGCCACTGACCTATGCGCAGCAAAGTATGGTTGCCGTGGCGCTTCTGACACTCGGGGCACAGATTGTAAAATATCCAATTCAACTGTATCGCCTTGATGTGTATATTAGCACATTTTTGCGTCTTCTGATTGGCCCAGCTATCGGAATTTCAATTGTGCTACTGCTTGGATTGGAAGGTATCTCTGCGCAGGCACTCATTATCGCTTCGGGTATGCCGACGGGTGTCAACGCATCCATTCTCGCGGAAGAATACGATAACGAACCAGATTTTGCAGCCCAGACGGTACTAATCTCAACGTTGCTTAATATCATCACAATTACGGCACTGATCTCTTATGCCAAAACGTTCTGA
- a CDS encoding DUF4179 domain-containing protein — protein MKPISKDEDRLWEEHLYREEPDADFTLKVMQKLDDVSMENGEDEYPWSRKVPKTRWIYRTGIVAAAMLLFGGGAWLAWDRTGAPEQPVVSAVNIPRLPDIPVPTELREAFLTEDYKRLKPPGLVVNPNIQIEDQGYTFEIKDVLVDRSQIVFLTEQTSPDDIRIPVVTPEAGKIHITDVHGNLVAVPVVNSQPSGINYRKFVFQLNDVIPDQIVVRGELDFLKIPDYYDAGTNTTVKNNTTVDWSFEFNIDMTKAKAMATMTPMNNTYTTPEGLKLDMTQLVRTPNGTRLDVNVSLNDQLQAKVGEDWKEQMDILYHIEIPETNEYRIFNGSRPYTRQAKFRLRDLSEANENGGWLKLSETWDPAFVTVDAKNIRFVLDGYTLPVKEEKSIEIDLEQLPLKTTTFEQSGDSVVLNGYNFDAERGVYIPSGNGTDDQHSLVLLGSAEFSNEIVGDKWVAVDREGIEYPVSILNSFKEINNDEKYVTGDLKLMVHGLYQNSATKFTLKRSVVHREYRDVNWEVDLPSYDSLPWLK, from the coding sequence ATGAAGCCTATTTCAAAGGATGAAGATCGGTTGTGGGAAGAGCATTTGTATCGAGAGGAGCCAGATGCGGATTTTACGCTTAAGGTCATGCAGAAGCTGGATGACGTGTCTATGGAAAATGGAGAAGATGAGTATCCATGGTCGAGAAAGGTGCCCAAAACAAGATGGATATACCGTACGGGGATTGTGGCTGCGGCTATGCTCCTTTTTGGAGGAGGTGCATGGCTGGCTTGGGATCGAACAGGTGCGCCCGAGCAGCCAGTGGTGAGCGCTGTAAATATTCCTCGTTTACCAGATATACCAGTACCTACGGAATTAAGAGAGGCGTTCCTCACTGAAGATTATAAGCGATTGAAGCCACCAGGGCTTGTGGTTAATCCGAACATTCAGATTGAAGATCAGGGATACACATTCGAGATCAAAGATGTGCTTGTCGATCGTTCACAAATTGTGTTTTTAACGGAGCAAACTAGCCCGGATGACATCAGGATACCAGTCGTTACTCCAGAAGCAGGGAAGATTCATATTACAGATGTACATGGTAATTTGGTTGCTGTTCCTGTAGTGAATTCCCAGCCTAGTGGTATAAATTATCGAAAATTCGTATTTCAATTAAATGATGTTATTCCAGATCAGATTGTCGTACGCGGAGAATTAGACTTTTTAAAAATACCTGATTATTATGATGCGGGTACTAACACAACAGTAAAAAATAATACAACAGTAGATTGGAGTTTCGAATTCAACATCGACATGACAAAAGCAAAAGCAATGGCTACTATGACTCCTATGAATAACACGTATACCACGCCGGAGGGGTTAAAGCTAGACATGACGCAACTTGTGAGAACGCCAAACGGAACCCGCCTTGATGTGAATGTCAGTTTGAATGATCAACTGCAGGCAAAAGTGGGTGAGGATTGGAAGGAACAGATGGATATTCTGTATCACATTGAAATTCCTGAAACCAATGAGTATAGAATATTTAACGGAAGCAGGCCTTACACTCGACAGGCGAAGTTCAGGCTCCGTGATCTGAGTGAAGCGAACGAAAATGGTGGTTGGTTGAAACTATCGGAGACGTGGGACCCCGCATTTGTGACGGTGGACGCGAAGAATATTCGCTTTGTATTAGATGGCTACACTTTACCAGTCAAGGAAGAGAAGTCTATCGAAATTGATCTTGAACAACTCCCTCTCAAGACCACAACATTTGAGCAATCGGGTGACAGCGTCGTTTTGAATGGATATAACTTTGATGCAGAAAGAGGGGTTTATATTCCATCGGGTAATGGAACCGATGACCAGCATTCTCTTGTATTGTTAGGAAGTGCAGAGTTCTCCAACGAAATTGTCGGGGACAAATGGGTGGCGGTTGATCGTGAAGGAATCGAATATCCCGTTTCAATTCTAAATTCGTTTAAAGAGATAAATAATGACGAAAAATATGTTACAGGTGATCTTAAATTAATGGTTCATGGCCTCTATCAGAATTCTGCAACCAAGTTCACCTTGAAACGATCGGTTGTTCATCGTGAGTATCGCGATGTGAATTGGGAAGTGGATCTTCCGTCGTACGATAGCCTGCCTTGGCTGAAATAA
- a CDS encoding glycoside hydrolase family 125 protein: MEQFRLPKIPMPQLELPQAVQDILTEADERLQHRPRLLAQFRNCFPNTLETTTKLLDDGTTFVITGDIPAMWLRDSVEQVMHYVPLAKDDEKLQHIIGGLIKRHTFYADMDIYANAFNETANGWHWDANDETEMSPWVWERKFELDSLCFSMKLAYTYWRETELTDIFDERFKKVMENIVQLWETEQHHTERSSYRFMRRNCPAHDTLRNEGLGMPVNYTGMIWSGFRPSDDACDFHYNIPANMFAAVTLRQMGEIAKWVFRDEQLVSQMARLEEEIRHGISLYGTYRHPEYGQIYAYETDGYGNFCLMDDAGTPGLMSIPYMEYASIEDKVYQNTRRFILSKENPFYYEGKVAKGIGSPHTPPGYIWHMALSMQGLTADNDEEILAMIELLENTDAGTGYMHEGFHADDPNTFTRPWFAWSNSLFSQLVYKAMKKGIL, translated from the coding sequence ATGGAACAGTTCAGATTACCGAAAATCCCTATGCCGCAACTGGAATTACCGCAAGCTGTGCAGGATATTCTGACTGAGGCGGACGAGCGTTTGCAACATCGACCGAGGTTGCTGGCTCAGTTTCGCAATTGTTTTCCCAATACGCTGGAAACGACCACAAAGCTTCTCGATGATGGAACAACCTTTGTGATTACAGGGGATATTCCGGCGATGTGGTTAAGGGATTCCGTAGAGCAGGTCATGCATTATGTTCCGCTTGCAAAGGATGACGAGAAGTTGCAGCATATTATCGGGGGGCTGATCAAACGCCATACGTTCTACGCTGATATGGACATCTATGCCAATGCGTTCAATGAAACGGCTAATGGTTGGCATTGGGATGCCAATGATGAGACAGAGATGTCACCTTGGGTATGGGAACGGAAGTTTGAGCTGGATTCTCTTTGTTTCTCCATGAAGCTGGCTTATACATATTGGCGGGAGACTGAACTTACGGATATATTCGATGAGCGCTTCAAGAAAGTGATGGAGAATATCGTACAACTATGGGAGACAGAACAGCATCATACAGAACGTTCATCTTACCGGTTCATGCGTCGTAATTGTCCAGCCCATGATACGCTGCGTAATGAAGGATTGGGCATGCCGGTGAATTATACGGGGATGATCTGGTCCGGATTTCGTCCGAGTGATGATGCCTGTGATTTTCATTATAATATTCCGGCGAACATGTTCGCTGCGGTAACCTTGCGCCAGATGGGGGAGATCGCGAAGTGGGTGTTCCGGGATGAGCAGCTGGTGAGTCAAATGGCTCGTTTGGAAGAAGAAATACGACATGGCATTTCCCTGTACGGTACTTACCGTCATCCGGAGTATGGACAGATATATGCCTATGAGACGGACGGTTACGGCAACTTTTGTCTGATGGATGATGCGGGCACACCTGGACTGATGTCCATACCGTATATGGAGTATGCTTCGATTGAAGACAAGGTGTATCAGAACACACGTCGATTTATTCTGAGTAAGGAAAATCCGTTCTATTATGAAGGGAAGGTAGCCAAAGGTATCGGCAGCCCCCATACCCCTCCGGGATACATCTGGCATATGGCGCTATCCATGCAGGGTCTGACCGCAGACAATGACGAGGAAATACTGGCGATGATTGAATTACTGGAGAACACAGATGCGGGTACTGGATATATGCATGAGGGTTTCCACGCCGATGATCCAAACACGTTCACTAGACCATGGTTTGCCTGGTCCAACAGCCTGTTCTCGCAGTTGGTGTACAAGGCAATGAAAAAAGGAATTCTATAA
- a CDS encoding mismatch-specific DNA-glycosylase, whose protein sequence is MIPDHLDVGLSILFIGFNPSITSGETGHHYAYKGNRFWRILERSGLTPRLYDAQEDGELLKLGYGFTNIVARPTRGMEDITKEEYAEGRQILRQKLEEYRPDIACFVGKGVYTQYSKRAKVQWGFQDDPVVKEIQEFVAPSSSGLVRMSMDEIVAIYSQLADFVAEKNRED, encoded by the coding sequence ATGATTCCAGATCATCTGGATGTTGGTTTATCGATATTGTTTATTGGTTTCAATCCGAGCATTACGTCTGGAGAGACGGGTCATCATTATGCTTACAAAGGAAACCGGTTCTGGCGCATCCTTGAACGGTCGGGATTAACCCCGCGTTTATATGATGCACAGGAGGATGGAGAGTTGCTGAAGCTGGGATATGGATTCACGAATATTGTGGCCCGGCCCACCAGAGGTATGGAGGATATTACGAAGGAAGAGTACGCAGAAGGACGACAGATTTTACGGCAAAAGCTGGAGGAATACCGACCGGACATCGCTTGTTTTGTCGGAAAAGGTGTATACACCCAGTACAGCAAACGTGCCAAAGTGCAATGGGGATTCCAGGACGACCCGGTCGTCAAGGAAATTCAGGAGTTCGTCGCTCCGTCGTCCAGTGGACTCGTGCGCATGTCGATGGATGAGATTGTGGCGATCTATTCCCAGCTTGCTGATTTTGTTGCGGAGAAGAACAGGGAAGATTAA
- a CDS encoding RNA polymerase sigma factor has translation MNQQIPEEELIQRIVAGDKQLFSVLVDRYKNKIYGIMRGMGASHPDAQDLAQDTFIRIYRYLPSRREGRSFSSWVYTIAVNRMRDFIREKKPVMSSVDQGIEPVSNETPEKRVLHKEMQREIYRQLEQLPESYRLVLLLKYTNELSYEEIADITGMSSTKVRNALYRGKKTLRKQMERKGGVATYEAYFKG, from the coding sequence ATGAATCAACAGATACCGGAGGAGGAGCTTATTCAGCGCATTGTTGCAGGGGATAAGCAGTTGTTCTCCGTGCTTGTGGATCGATATAAAAATAAAATCTACGGCATCATGCGCGGAATGGGCGCGAGTCATCCGGATGCACAGGATCTCGCTCAGGATACGTTCATTCGCATCTATCGTTATCTCCCGTCGCGGCGGGAGGGAAGAAGTTTCTCGTCGTGGGTGTACACCATTGCGGTGAATAGGATGCGGGATTTTATACGGGAAAAGAAACCCGTCATGTCTTCGGTCGATCAGGGGATCGAACCTGTCAGTAATGAAACACCTGAAAAGCGTGTGCTGCATAAAGAGATGCAGCGTGAAATATACCGACAGCTCGAACAGTTACCTGAATCGTATCGCCTGGTGTTATTACTGAAGTACACAAACGAGTTGAGCTATGAAGAGATTGCAGACATTACAGGCATGAGTTCAACCAAAGTGCGCAACGCCCTTTATCGCGGAAAAAAAACGCTGAGGAAGCAAATGGAACGCAAAGGAGGTGTAGCCACATATGAAGCCTATTTCAAAGGATGA